One genomic window of Campylobacter curvus includes the following:
- the hyfE gene encoding hydrogenase 4 membrane subunit: protein MEILDTLAICMIVTSLAVFGLRNLKLSVIVYAIQTLLLVSIFFLLSKKFDAEQLSMWAIVAFFTKVILVPGILLWLIKKLNVVSEDEPVAGFFVSPIIAMGFSLALSMSIHPIFLKFSLIKEEIMLIAAGTIFMMGIFGFMLRNSFIKQILAYCLFENGIHLSLALMAYNSHELVELGILTDAIFAVIIMSVLAIRFYKAYDSLDTSKASNLRG, encoded by the coding sequence ATGGAAATATTAGATACATTAGCGATTTGTATGATAGTAACATCCCTAGCGGTATTTGGGCTTAGAAATTTAAAGCTCTCCGTCATCGTTTATGCTATTCAGACCTTGCTTCTTGTGAGTATATTTTTCCTACTTTCAAAGAAATTTGACGCCGAGCAGCTAAGCATGTGGGCGATCGTAGCTTTCTTTACGAAAGTCATCTTGGTGCCTGGCATCTTGCTTTGGCTCATCAAAAAGCTAAATGTAGTCAGCGAGGACGAGCCGGTAGCGGGATTTTTCGTAAGTCCTATCATAGCGATGGGATTTTCTTTGGCGCTTTCTATGAGTATCCATCCGATATTTTTGAAATTTTCTCTTATCAAAGAGGAGATCATGCTCATCGCAGCCGGAACGATTTTCATGATGGGGATTTTTGGCTTCATGCTAAGAAATTCTTTCATCAAGCAAATTTTGGCTTACTGCTTGTTTGAAAACGGCATACATCTAAGCCTTGCTTTGATGGCTTACAACTCACACGAGCTAGTCGAGCTTGGAATTTTGACAGATGCGATATTCGCCGTCATCATAATGAGCGTTCTTGCTATTAGATTTTATAAAGCTTATGACAGCCTTGATACGTCTAAGGCGTCAAATTTAAGGGGTTAG